A part of Crassostrea angulata isolate pt1a10 chromosome 5, ASM2561291v2, whole genome shotgun sequence genomic DNA contains:
- the LOC128184353 gene encoding uncharacterized protein LOC128184353: protein MKRSDARAQLTNAADNSNLESERPPSSSSSSSSQSQSQSGLHITEREPDLSLTNSDVAHSSSRVPAQLQEPRETAGTSGVQRRADKRKHEDSEEESSHRSKKQTPRGSQDITNPALINNRKPVSQNHGGKADADAKVPQLQRAVASISKNPFVFSSHVVVPETRKSKKSAQGIHPSTAQSVVQNESKRQTKPATATSHQSAVQSRSVGAAEITSPGMSISSARYQRELEERLTQRAASSSRAQTRARVERSIPTRVPVQDPAGVQSRHGFIHNQQRTPLPRNIRGQLTRSSSGEHIRSLTPSESVRNAFSHQRTMLTNHENSLLLSHSPAASCSSTLLQLPSDGLFPLYPLGQPDDPTFRSPLELSTTLSQFTQENLFTYPSFHSSSESLVSQDNYPAASVPSNRKSSRSSGETSSEIVVPPSSVGIKRAGPYLLGPRLGSSPVRSIVQCLARKEKTDDFYTLKILTLEKPRRESQDGKQGKMLLHTEYSLLSLLKDQEGVVHHHGLFKDEAWEERDTLDQWGHVEFTGQKKTRLCLVLDCLTPHDFSSKNADLINLQHYVIREKKLSEKEAIVIFYDIVRIVENLHKKNIVHRDLKLGNMMLNKRSRRITITNFCLGKHLVSENDYLKDQRGSPAYISPDVLSAKPYLGKPSDMWALGVVLFTMLYGQFPFYDVVPQKLFSKIKAAEYTIPQDDRVSSDTINIIRKLLVLNPDSRFTASQVLVALTGIIDKWKAMSSESGPLQVVPEVDIDSMDTKCGGDPSPSQESDPTSFNSKTDTTAFSQDCPSADGQEISKQCKVVRGGRRRSSVHPPVQRINYDAVPLTTAEVEAHQQIFSQNRP, encoded by the exons ATGAAGAGATCTGATGCTCGGGCACAGCTAACAAATGCCGCAGATAACAGCAACTTGGAGTCAGAAAGACCCCcatcttcatcatcatcctCTTCATCCCAAAGTCAGAGTCAGTCGGGGTTACACATCACAGAAAGGGAGCCTGACCTGTCACTCACCAATTCTGATGTAGCACACAGCAGCTCTCGAGTGCCTGCTCAGCTCCAGGAGCCCAGAGAAACAGCAGGGACAAGCGGTGTACAGAGAAGGGCAGATAAAAGGAAACATGAGGACTCGGAGGAAGAGTCTTCACACAGGAGCAAGAAGCAGACTCCCAGAGGTTCACAAGACATAACAAATCCAGCTTTGATTAATAACAGAAAACCTGTTTCTCAAAACCATGGTGGGAAAGCGGATGCTGATGCAAAGGTGCCACAGTTGCAAAGGGCTGTGGCATCAATCTCAAAAAacccttttgtttttagttCACATGTTGTAGTGCCAGAAACAAGAAAGTCAAAGAAGTCAGCTCAGGGTATACATCCCTCTACAGCTCAGTCAGTGGTTCAGAATGAATCGAAAAGGCAGACTAAACCTGCAACTGCAACATCACATCAATCTGCAGTACAGAGTCGCAGTGTTGGAGCTGCAGAAATTACCAGTCCAGGCATGTCTATAAGTAGTGCTAGATACCAGAGGGAACTGGAGGAGAGATTGACTCAAAGGGCTGCCAGCAGCTCCAGAGCTCAAACAAGAGCCAGAGTGGAGCGTTCTATTCCAACCAGAGTACCAGTGCAAGACCCAGCGGGGGTTCAGTCTAGACATGGCTTCATACATAACCAACAACGGACCCCATTACCTAGAAATATAAGGGGACAGTTGACAAGGTCTTCTTCGGGAGAGCATATACGAAGCTTGACACCATCAGAATCTGTGCGAAATGCATTTAGCCATCAACGAACAATGCTGACCAACCATGAAAACTCCCTGTTGTTGTCACACTCCCCTGCGGCCAGTTGTTCCTCCACCTTACTCCAGCTGCCATCGGATGGTCTGTTTCCACTGTACCCCCTGGGTCAGCCAGACGACCCCACTTTCAGGTCTCCCCTAGAGTTGTCTACGACCCTGTCACAGTTCACGCAGGAAAATCTGTTCACCTACCCATCATTCCACTCGTCTTCGGAGTCTCTAGTGTCACAGGATAATTACCCAGCTGCCTCTGTCCCATCAAACAGGAAGTCATCGAGGTCCTCTGGAGAAACCTCCTCGGAAATTGTTGTCCCTCCCTCTAGTGTTGGAATCAAGAGAGCAGGACCTTATCTTTTGG GTCCCAGACTGGGCTCCTCCCCCGTCAGAAGTATCGTACAATGTCTGGCCAGGAAGGAAAAGACAGATGACTTCTATACATTGAAG ATCCTGACCCTGGAAAAGCCGAGGAGAGAGAGCCAGGACGGTAAACAAGGCAAGATGTTGCTGCACACGGAGTACTCCCTGCTGAGTCTGCTGAAGGACCAAGAGGGGGTGGTACACCACCATGGGTTGTTCAAG GATGAAGCGTGGGAGGAACGAGACACGTTGGACCAGTGGGGTCACGTGGAGTTCACCGGTCAGAAGAAGACGCGCCTCTGTCTGGTGCTGGACTGCCTGACCCCCCACGATTTCAGCAGCAAGAACGCGGACTTGATCAATCTCCAGCACTACGTCATCAGGGAGAAGAAACTGTCGGAGAAGGAAGCCATCGTCATATTCTATGACATCGTACGCATTGTGGAGAACCTACACAAg AAAAACATTGTCCATCGAGACCTAAAACTTGGGAACATGATGTTGAACAAGCGATCGCGTAGAATCACGATCACAAACTTCTGTCTGGGTAAACACCTGGTGTCGGAGAACGATTACCTGAAGGATCAGCGAGGGAGTCCCGCCTACATCAGCCCCGACGTCCTCAGCG CTAAGCCGTACTTGGGTAAGCCCAGTGACATGTGGGCGTTGGGCGTGGTCCTATTCACCATGTTGTATGGACAATTCCCTTTCTATGACGTGGTGCCACAGAAACTCTTCTCCAAGATCAAGGCAGCTGAATACACCATTCCTCA GGATGACAGAGTATCCAGTGACACCATCAACATTATCCGGAAACTCCTGGTGCTGAATCCGGACAGTCGCTTCACCGCCTCCCAGGTCCTGGTGGCCCTGACCGGGATCATAGACAAGTG GAAAGCCATGTCCTCTGAGTCAGGTCCCTTACAAGTGGTTCCTGAGGTGGACATTGACAGCATGGACACAAAGTGTGGGGGAGACCCCTCCCCCTCCCAGGAATCAGACCCAACTTCCTTCAACAGTAAAACGGACACCACAGCCTTCAGCCAGGATTGTCCTTCTGCTGACGGTCAGGAGATCAGTAAACAGTGTAAGGTGGTGCGCGGAGGCAGGCGGCGGTCGTCCGTACATCCACCTGTCCAGAGAATTAATTACGATGCGGTGCCCCTAACAACAGCTGAAGTGGAGGCCCATCAACAGATTTTCAGCCAAAATAGACCATAA